Proteins from a single region of Ziziphus jujuba cultivar Dongzao chromosome 1, ASM3175591v1:
- the LOC107426831 gene encoding AP2/ERF and B3 domain-containing transcription factor At1g50680 isoform X1, protein MEEDLSSMVTNGVNVIAAEASDSNSSAQDSNSSAHSFAFSNPVMHDYVVSSTKFKGVVLLRNGHWGAQIYGNRQRIWLGTFKSEKEAAMAYDRAAIKLHSGYSYRNIPWTRINIEETKFQNIYSAEAVVNMIKDGSYQAKFADYLRTSTRTVDTEVGFNLTRVQTRGVICRHLFQKELTPSDVSKLNRLVIPKKYAIKYFPCITGIAEEENQVENMLGAVQLVFFDKMMRSWKFRYCYWKSSQSFVLTRGWSRYVREKQLKANDTITFFMCECREGAREAQPFFMIDVNGGDGNSGLVEGANQNASKTITNDDENGKELEDCEDLEMDTEPIQDSGITSFRLFGFTYLFWSLHHIHKRSTTVLSTLCQICYDGQSVGAKF, encoded by the exons ATGGAAGAGGACTTGTCCAGCATGGTTACCAATGGAGTGAATGTTATTGCGGCAGAAGCTTCAGATTCGAACAGCAGTGCACAAGATTCGAACAGCAGTGCACACTCATTTGCTTTTAGCAACCCTGTGATGCATGATTATGTTGTCTCCTCTACAAAATTCAAAGGAGTTGTACTGCTGCGGAATGGACATTGGGGAGCCCAAATATATGGCAATCGCCAAAGGATTTGGCTCGGGACTTTCAAGTCTGAGAAAGAGGCAGCCATGGCTTATGATAGAGCAGCAATCAAGCTTCATAGTGGCTACTCCTACAGGAATATTCCATGGACAAGAATCAATATTGAAGAGACAAAGTTTCAAAACATTTATAGCGCAGAAGCTGTGGTCAACATGATAAAAGATGGTTCCTACCAAGCTAAATTTGCGGATTATCTTAGGACTTCCACAAGAACTGTGGATACTGAAGTTGGTTTCAACTTAACCAGGGTCCAGACAAGAGGAGTGATTTGTAGACATCTTTTCCAAAAGGAGCTCACACCAAGCGATGTAAGCAAACTGAATAGGCTTGTCATTCCTAAGAAATATGCCATTAAGTATTTTCCGTGTATTACTGGAATagctgaagaagaaaatcaGGTGGAGAACATGCTGGGCGCTGTGCAGTTGGTGTTCTTTGACAAGATGATGAGGTCATGGAAATTCCGGTATTGCTATTGGAAAAGCAGCCAAAGTTTTGTCTTGACGAGAGGTTGGAGCCGGTATGTGAGGGAGAAGCAATTAAAGGCAAATGACACAATTACTTTCTTCATGTGTGAATGCAGAGAAGGTGCTAGAGAGGCACAACCATTTTTTATGATTGATGTTAATGGAGGTGATGGAAACAGTGGATTGGTTGAGGGGGCTAACCAAAATGCTAGCAAAACTATTACAAATGATGATGAGAATGGGAAGGAACTTGAGGATTGTGAGGACCTAGAGATGGACACCGAGCCGATACAAGACAGTGGGATTACAAGCTTCAGGCTATTTG GATTTACTTATCTTTTCTGGTCTCTGCATCATATTCACAAACGAAGTACTACAGTATTGTCGACTTTGTGCCAAATTTGTTATGATGGTCAATCTGTTggtgcaaaattttaa
- the LOC107426831 gene encoding AP2/ERF and B3 domain-containing transcription factor At1g50680 isoform X3 — protein MEEDLSSMVTNGVNVIAAEASDSNSSAQDSNSSAHSFAFSNPVMHDYVVSSTKFKGVVLLRNGHWGAQIYGNRQRIWLGTFKSEKEAAMAYDRAAIKLHSGYSYRNIPWTRINIEETKFQNIYSAEAVVNMIKDGSYQAKFADYLRTSTRTVDTEVGFNLTRVQTRGVICRHLFQKELTPSDVSKLNRLVIPKKYAIKYFPCITGIAEEENQVENMLGAVQLVFFDKMMRSWKFRYCYWKSSQSFVLTRGWSRYVREKQLKANDTITFFMCECREGAREAQPFFMIDVNGGDGNSGLVEGANQNASKTITNDDENGKELEDCEDLEMDTEPIQDSGITSFRLFDIKAC, from the exons ATGGAAGAGGACTTGTCCAGCATGGTTACCAATGGAGTGAATGTTATTGCGGCAGAAGCTTCAGATTCGAACAGCAGTGCACAAGATTCGAACAGCAGTGCACACTCATTTGCTTTTAGCAACCCTGTGATGCATGATTATGTTGTCTCCTCTACAAAATTCAAAGGAGTTGTACTGCTGCGGAATGGACATTGGGGAGCCCAAATATATGGCAATCGCCAAAGGATTTGGCTCGGGACTTTCAAGTCTGAGAAAGAGGCAGCCATGGCTTATGATAGAGCAGCAATCAAGCTTCATAGTGGCTACTCCTACAGGAATATTCCATGGACAAGAATCAATATTGAAGAGACAAAGTTTCAAAACATTTATAGCGCAGAAGCTGTGGTCAACATGATAAAAGATGGTTCCTACCAAGCTAAATTTGCGGATTATCTTAGGACTTCCACAAGAACTGTGGATACTGAAGTTGGTTTCAACTTAACCAGGGTCCAGACAAGAGGAGTGATTTGTAGACATCTTTTCCAAAAGGAGCTCACACCAAGCGATGTAAGCAAACTGAATAGGCTTGTCATTCCTAAGAAATATGCCATTAAGTATTTTCCGTGTATTACTGGAATagctgaagaagaaaatcaGGTGGAGAACATGCTGGGCGCTGTGCAGTTGGTGTTCTTTGACAAGATGATGAGGTCATGGAAATTCCGGTATTGCTATTGGAAAAGCAGCCAAAGTTTTGTCTTGACGAGAGGTTGGAGCCGGTATGTGAGGGAGAAGCAATTAAAGGCAAATGACACAATTACTTTCTTCATGTGTGAATGCAGAGAAGGTGCTAGAGAGGCACAACCATTTTTTATGATTGATGTTAATGGAGGTGATGGAAACAGTGGATTGGTTGAGGGGGCTAACCAAAATGCTAGCAAAACTATTACAAATGATGATGAGAATGGGAAGGAACTTGAGGATTGTGAGGACCTAGAGATGGACACCGAGCCGATACAAGACAGTGGGATTACAAGCTTCAGGCTATTTG ATATTAAGGCTTGCTGA
- the LOC107426831 gene encoding AP2/ERF and B3 domain-containing transcription factor At1g50680 isoform X2 translates to MEEDLSSMVTNGVNVIAAEASDSNSSAQDSNSSAHSFAFSNPVMHDYVVSSTKFKGVVLLRNGHWGAQIYGNRQRIWLGTFKSEKEAAMAYDRAAIKLHSGYSYRNIPWTRINIEETKFQNIYSAEAVVNMIKDGSYQAKFADYLRTSTRTVDTEVGFNLTRVQTRGVICRHLFQKELTPSDVSKLNRLVIPKKYAIKYFPCITGIAEEENQVENMLGAVQLVFFDKMMRSWKFRYCYWKSSQSFVLTRGWSRYVREKQLKANDTITFFMCECREGAREAQPFFMIDVNGGDGNSGLVEGANQNASKTITNDDENGKELEDCEDLEMDTEPIQDSGITSFRLFGYEYIRCQ, encoded by the exons ATGGAAGAGGACTTGTCCAGCATGGTTACCAATGGAGTGAATGTTATTGCGGCAGAAGCTTCAGATTCGAACAGCAGTGCACAAGATTCGAACAGCAGTGCACACTCATTTGCTTTTAGCAACCCTGTGATGCATGATTATGTTGTCTCCTCTACAAAATTCAAAGGAGTTGTACTGCTGCGGAATGGACATTGGGGAGCCCAAATATATGGCAATCGCCAAAGGATTTGGCTCGGGACTTTCAAGTCTGAGAAAGAGGCAGCCATGGCTTATGATAGAGCAGCAATCAAGCTTCATAGTGGCTACTCCTACAGGAATATTCCATGGACAAGAATCAATATTGAAGAGACAAAGTTTCAAAACATTTATAGCGCAGAAGCTGTGGTCAACATGATAAAAGATGGTTCCTACCAAGCTAAATTTGCGGATTATCTTAGGACTTCCACAAGAACTGTGGATACTGAAGTTGGTTTCAACTTAACCAGGGTCCAGACAAGAGGAGTGATTTGTAGACATCTTTTCCAAAAGGAGCTCACACCAAGCGATGTAAGCAAACTGAATAGGCTTGTCATTCCTAAGAAATATGCCATTAAGTATTTTCCGTGTATTACTGGAATagctgaagaagaaaatcaGGTGGAGAACATGCTGGGCGCTGTGCAGTTGGTGTTCTTTGACAAGATGATGAGGTCATGGAAATTCCGGTATTGCTATTGGAAAAGCAGCCAAAGTTTTGTCTTGACGAGAGGTTGGAGCCGGTATGTGAGGGAGAAGCAATTAAAGGCAAATGACACAATTACTTTCTTCATGTGTGAATGCAGAGAAGGTGCTAGAGAGGCACAACCATTTTTTATGATTGATGTTAATGGAGGTGATGGAAACAGTGGATTGGTTGAGGGGGCTAACCAAAATGCTAGCAAAACTATTACAAATGATGATGAGAATGGGAAGGAACTTGAGGATTGTGAGGACCTAGAGATGGACACCGAGCCGATACAAGACAGTGGGATTACAAGCTTCAGGCTATTTG GTTATGAGTACATTCGATGCCAGTAA